One region of Natronorubrum aibiense genomic DNA includes:
- a CDS encoding DUF7563 family protein codes for MPKCDHCGAHVSERFARVFADQNGEVRACVSCSANAGIAEAAKERARGA; via the coding sequence ATGCCCAAGTGTGACCACTGCGGCGCGCACGTTTCCGAGCGCTTTGCACGCGTCTTCGCCGACCAGAACGGAGAGGTCCGTGCGTGTGTCAGCTGCTCGGCCAACGCCGGGATCGCGGAAGCCGCGAAAGAGCGCGCTCGCGGCGCCTGA
- a CDS encoding DUF1931 family protein, which produces MADLIVKAAVKEALDDKNVASDFYEALDEEVDELLEDAARRAEANDRKTVQPRDL; this is translated from the coding sequence ATGGCAGATCTTATCGTCAAAGCCGCCGTGAAGGAAGCGCTCGATGACAAGAACGTCGCTTCGGACTTCTACGAAGCACTCGACGAGGAAGTCGACGAGCTCCTCGAGGACGCTGCACGACGTGCAGAAGCAAACGACCGGAAGACGGTCCAGCCCCGCGACCTGTAA
- the fni gene encoding type 2 isopentenyl-diphosphate Delta-isomerase: protein MPETSDRKDDHIRIIEEEDVETSGTGFADIELVHEALPEIHRDEIDTSTTLLGHELAAPIVIESMTGGHPNTTKINRNLAEAAQRMNVAMGVGSQRAGLELDDEDLLESYTVVRDVAPDAFLYGNVGAAQLLEYDVDDVERAVEMIDADAMAVHLNFLQEAVQPEGDVDARGCLEAIERVAADLSVPVVVKETGNGISRETATRLADAGVDAIDVAGQGGTTWSGIESYRAAAVGADRQEAIGQRFRAWGVPTAVSTHEAADVHDCVIASGGVRSGLDIAKAIALGARAGGLAKPFLRPAGQGTDVVVDLLETLELELRTAMFVTGSASVEELQSADHVVLGRTKEYLDGRQ from the coding sequence ATGCCCGAGACATCCGACAGGAAAGACGATCACATCCGCATTATCGAAGAAGAGGACGTCGAAACCTCTGGAACGGGGTTCGCCGATATCGAGCTCGTTCACGAGGCGCTCCCGGAGATTCATCGCGACGAGATCGATACGTCGACGACGCTGCTCGGTCACGAGTTGGCAGCCCCCATCGTCATCGAAAGCATGACTGGCGGCCACCCGAACACGACGAAGATCAACCGAAACCTCGCCGAAGCCGCCCAGCGAATGAACGTCGCCATGGGCGTCGGCAGCCAGCGCGCCGGTCTTGAACTCGACGACGAGGACCTCCTCGAGTCCTACACGGTCGTTCGAGACGTCGCCCCCGACGCCTTCTTGTATGGCAACGTCGGCGCGGCACAGTTGCTCGAGTACGACGTCGACGACGTCGAGCGAGCCGTCGAGATGATCGACGCCGACGCGATGGCCGTCCACCTGAACTTCCTCCAGGAGGCCGTCCAGCCCGAAGGTGACGTCGACGCTCGCGGCTGCCTCGAGGCGATCGAGCGGGTCGCTGCCGATCTCTCGGTCCCGGTGGTCGTCAAGGAGACGGGCAACGGTATCTCGCGGGAGACGGCGACGCGACTCGCCGATGCGGGCGTCGACGCGATCGACGTCGCCGGTCAGGGCGGGACGACGTGGTCCGGCATCGAATCCTACCGGGCGGCCGCCGTGGGTGCCGACCGGCAGGAAGCGATCGGCCAGCGCTTTCGTGCCTGGGGTGTCCCGACGGCGGTTAGCACGCACGAGGCAGCCGACGTTCACGACTGCGTCATCGCCAGCGGCGGCGTCCGTTCGGGACTGGACATCGCCAAAGCGATCGCACTCGGCGCTCGCGCCGGCGGCCTCGCGAAACCGTTCCTCCGGCCGGCCGGGCAGGGCACCGACGTCGTCGTCGACCTGCTTGAGACGCTCGAACTCGAGCTCCGAACGGCGATGTTCGTCACCGGCTCGGCGTCGGTCGAGGAGCTACAGTCGGCCGACCACGTCGTTCTCGGCCGAACGAAGGAGTACCTCGACGGCCGACAGTAG
- the rpiA gene encoding ribose-5-phosphate isomerase RpiA, whose protein sequence is MKTAGGTTEAKRRAGKRAAHEVEDGFVVGLGTGSTAAYAIDAIGRAIDDGLEVQGIPTSFQSRRRALEAGIPLTTLDAVDGVDLAIDGADQIADDPDSNGYGALIKGGGAAHTREKLVDSAADRFVVVADPSKLESVLERAIPVEVIPDAHTVVAERLRDLGGEPTLRDAERKDGPVVTDNGNLVVDCAFGPIEEPETLATRLSRLPGVVEHGLFVGLADATYVGTADGVDVREY, encoded by the coding sequence ATGAAGACGGCAGGAGGCACGACCGAAGCGAAGCGGCGAGCCGGGAAACGGGCGGCTCACGAGGTCGAAGACGGGTTCGTCGTCGGTCTCGGAACCGGCTCGACGGCCGCCTACGCGATCGACGCGATCGGACGGGCCATCGACGACGGCCTCGAGGTGCAGGGGATTCCGACCTCGTTTCAGTCCCGTCGACGGGCGCTCGAGGCCGGGATTCCGTTGACGACGCTCGACGCGGTCGACGGCGTCGACCTCGCGATCGACGGCGCGGACCAGATCGCCGACGACCCGGATTCGAACGGCTACGGCGCACTCATCAAAGGCGGCGGCGCTGCACACACCCGCGAGAAACTCGTCGATTCGGCGGCCGACCGGTTCGTCGTCGTCGCTGACCCGTCGAAACTCGAGTCGGTGCTCGAGCGGGCGATCCCGGTCGAGGTCATCCCTGACGCCCACACCGTCGTCGCGGAACGACTCCGTGACCTCGGCGGCGAGCCGACGCTTCGCGACGCCGAGCGTAAAGATGGGCCGGTCGTCACGGACAACGGGAACCTCGTCGTCGACTGTGCGTTCGGCCCGATCGAGGAACCGGAGACGCTCGCCACCCGACTCTCGAGGCTGCCGGGGGTCGTCGAACACGGCCTGTTCGTCGGGCTGGCCGACGCGACCTACGTCGGGACGGCCGACGGCGTCGACGTGCGGGAGTACTGA
- a CDS encoding ABC transporter ATP-binding protein: MATPASEGESGTGTAVALENVRKTYQLGEPVHALDGVSLEIPRGSYTAIMGPSGSGKSTLMNLVGCLDTPTEGTVVVNGQDVAALDSRERTTLRGTTVGFVFQTFNLMPRLTALENVALPQLFQNVDRAKRQDRARELLERVGLADREDHLPNELSGGQRQRVALARALVNDPAIVLADEPSGNLDTETEADILDLFAEFHEAGTTMVVVTHERHVAERAERIVHLLDGKLERIETLDDAGDGTPSPAGSEASS; encoded by the coding sequence ATGGCAACACCCGCATCCGAGGGGGAATCCGGCACCGGCACGGCGGTCGCCCTCGAGAACGTTCGCAAAACCTACCAGCTCGGCGAGCCCGTCCACGCTCTGGATGGCGTCAGCCTCGAGATCCCACGCGGGTCGTACACGGCGATCATGGGCCCAAGCGGTTCGGGGAAATCGACGTTGATGAACCTCGTGGGCTGTCTCGATACGCCAACCGAGGGCACCGTCGTCGTCAACGGACAGGACGTGGCCGCCCTCGACAGCCGGGAGCGAACCACGCTTCGGGGGACGACGGTGGGCTTCGTTTTCCAGACGTTTAACCTCATGCCCAGACTGACCGCCCTCGAGAACGTCGCCCTCCCCCAACTGTTTCAGAACGTCGACCGTGCGAAGCGACAGGATCGGGCCCGAGAGCTACTCGAGCGGGTCGGTCTGGCCGATCGAGAAGATCACCTGCCGAACGAACTGTCGGGCGGCCAGCGCCAGCGGGTCGCGCTCGCTCGCGCGCTCGTTAACGATCCGGCGATCGTACTCGCGGACGAGCCATCTGGTAACTTGGATACAGAGACCGAAGCCGATATCCTCGACCTGTTCGCGGAGTTTCACGAGGCCGGAACGACGATGGTCGTCGTCACCCACGAACGCCACGTCGCCGAACGCGCCGAACGGATCGTCCACCTGCTCGACGGTAAACTCGAGCGGATCGAAACGCTCGACGATGCGGGAGACGGCACCCCGAGTCCCGCCGGCAGCGAGGCGAGTTCCTGA
- a CDS encoding ABC transporter permease produces MRLGESLRLSWRSIRGHKLRSSLTTLGIIIGIAAVITFVTLGASLQAGVIGDISPDDQRNSYGWAAEPGTEGGPLAGAQPVFSQDDLDALNDDEDIEAAYGYMPLSTQALVYEGEISPQSDALIAAGPPYIRENNLEEGRQFEQGEREAVINPAVAGQFEENVSVGDELTIALQGGQQTTVTVVGITDTSEGFSPFEGFEPSPRVYVPTDPFYTEDAAGAFPGAIGDGGPGGDGSGDDTNTTDTAGMSDGALFLAIVVEAESADEAAVDRAQESAITYLESDESDASQLLGDDLEIRLQTSAELLQQLQDVLDLLQNFIVGIAAISLVVGSIGIANIMLVSVTERTREIGIMKAIGAQNREILGLFLAEAVILGVIGAILGTLLGLAAGYLGAWYIDLPLVYPYEYVALAVTVGVLVGIASGLYPAWKAARTDPIDALRYE; encoded by the coding sequence ATGCGGCTCGGAGAGAGCCTGCGCCTCTCGTGGCGGTCGATCCGCGGCCATAAACTGCGCTCGTCGCTGACGACGCTGGGAATCATCATCGGTATCGCCGCAGTGATCACGTTCGTCACGCTGGGCGCGAGCCTCCAGGCGGGCGTCATCGGCGACATCAGCCCCGACGACCAGCGCAACAGCTACGGCTGGGCCGCCGAACCGGGAACCGAGGGTGGCCCGCTTGCCGGGGCCCAACCCGTCTTCAGTCAGGACGATCTCGATGCGCTGAACGACGACGAGGACATTGAGGCGGCCTACGGATACATGCCGCTATCGACGCAGGCACTCGTCTACGAGGGAGAGATCTCACCCCAGAGTGATGCCCTGATCGCGGCCGGGCCCCCCTATATCAGAGAAAACAACCTCGAGGAGGGCCGCCAGTTTGAACAGGGCGAACGCGAGGCTGTCATCAACCCGGCCGTCGCGGGACAGTTCGAAGAGAACGTCTCCGTCGGCGACGAGCTCACGATCGCGTTACAGGGCGGCCAGCAGACGACCGTTACCGTGGTCGGCATCACCGACACGTCAGAAGGGTTTAGTCCGTTCGAAGGGTTCGAGCCCTCGCCGCGCGTCTACGTGCCGACGGACCCGTTCTACACCGAAGACGCTGCCGGCGCGTTCCCGGGTGCGATCGGCGACGGCGGTCCCGGTGGCGATGGCAGCGGTGACGACACGAACACCACCGACACAGCCGGGATGAGCGACGGCGCGCTCTTCCTCGCGATCGTGGTCGAAGCCGAGTCGGCCGACGAGGCGGCGGTCGATCGCGCCCAAGAGAGCGCGATCACCTACCTCGAGAGCGACGAGTCGGACGCGAGTCAACTGCTCGGCGACGACCTCGAGATACGGCTCCAGACGAGCGCGGAACTCCTCCAGCAGTTACAGGACGTCCTCGACTTGCTGCAAAACTTCATCGTCGGCATCGCGGCCATCTCACTGGTTGTCGGCTCGATCGGCATCGCGAACATCATGCTCGTCTCCGTGACCGAACGGACCCGCGAAATCGGGATCATGAAAGCCATCGGCGCACAGAACCGGGAAATTCTGGGGCTGTTCCTCGCCGAGGCAGTTATTCTCGGCGTGATCGGGGCGATCCTCGGCACGCTGCTCGGACTGGCAGCGGGCTATCTGGGCGCGTGGTATATCGACCTGCCGCTGGTCTATCCATACGAGTACGTCGCGCTGGCGGTCACCGTCGGTGTTCTCGTCGGCATCGCTTCCGGGCTGTACCCGGCCTGGAAAGCCGCGCGGACGGACCCGATCGACGCGCTCAGATACGAGTAG
- a CDS encoding DUF5518 domain-containing protein, translated as MPTARTLVNAIIGAVVSVVLSFIPLSTILGGVVAGFLEGPDVREGSVAGAIAGAIMFLPFAGLALVGIGILGFGMGVAAAPVEGFVVAAFAILVFVSILFVYTVGLSLLGGYLGAYLAQEYPEQHADTLETIGRSPSPARSDSIDPTRPPSAATDGSSRSDRRAADTDRDRGTDSLETGDSFGTDDSFTDDSSRSDRETERDRR; from the coding sequence ATGCCTACCGCCAGAACGCTCGTCAACGCGATCATCGGTGCCGTCGTCAGCGTCGTCCTCTCGTTCATCCCACTCTCGACCATCCTCGGCGGCGTCGTCGCCGGCTTCCTCGAGGGGCCGGACGTCCGCGAGGGATCGGTTGCCGGTGCGATCGCGGGTGCGATCATGTTCTTGCCGTTCGCAGGACTCGCGCTCGTCGGAATTGGGATTCTCGGCTTCGGCATGGGTGTCGCTGCGGCCCCGGTCGAGGGATTCGTCGTCGCGGCATTTGCCATCCTCGTGTTCGTCTCGATCCTGTTCGTCTACACCGTCGGCCTGTCGTTACTCGGCGGTTATCTCGGTGCATATCTCGCTCAGGAGTACCCCGAGCAACACGCCGACACCCTCGAGACGATCGGGCGCTCGCCGTCGCCGGCACGGTCGGACTCGATCGACCCGACGCGGCCGCCGAGTGCCGCCACTGACGGCTCGAGCCGATCCGATCGTCGGGCGGCCGACACGGATCGCGACCGCGGAACGGATTCACTCGAGACGGGTGACTCCTTCGGGACGGACGATTCCTTTACGGACGACTCGAGTCGATCCGACCGCGAAACCGAGCGGGACCGACGATAG
- a CDS encoding AI-2E family transporter, with product MTATSNATADRTRRYVLGGIVALLGLVTGAILLEVLGTILFALTVAYVLLPVQGWLVRRGLTEWTGAAAATLLGFASAVAVFSPILVTLYFRIDQVMAVIEGLPRQIPVTAFGMTYTIDVAEMQTLALDVLSSVAVSFASALPVLAIKFALFVILLFALLLKGDAAGRAAVAPVPHAYRDVVYALARRARETLYAIYVLQLATSIATLLIGYPLFWLLGYEAALTLAIIAAILQFVPIIGPSLLIAPIALYHVAVGDLVAAVLIGVLGIALVAWFPDVGVRPRLARRSAGLPGSLYFVGFTGGLFTLGAIGIVVGPLIVAVFVEAVDILADEVNGDATFSDLVEADLEEPPGSRGTETTMTTPEELPPEESGSHAADD from the coding sequence GTGACAGCGACATCGAACGCGACAGCGGATCGGACGCGCCGATACGTGCTCGGTGGGATCGTCGCGCTACTCGGACTCGTGACCGGGGCGATCTTACTCGAGGTGCTCGGCACGATCCTGTTCGCGCTGACGGTCGCGTACGTCCTGTTGCCGGTTCAGGGATGGTTGGTCAGACGCGGCCTCACAGAGTGGACCGGCGCAGCCGCCGCGACCCTACTCGGCTTTGCCAGCGCCGTTGCCGTCTTTTCGCCGATTCTCGTGACGCTCTATTTCCGGATCGATCAGGTGATGGCCGTGATCGAGGGCTTGCCACGACAAATCCCCGTGACGGCCTTCGGGATGACCTACACGATCGACGTCGCCGAAATGCAAACCCTCGCTCTCGACGTGCTCAGCAGCGTCGCCGTCTCGTTTGCCTCGGCGCTGCCGGTGCTCGCGATCAAATTCGCACTGTTCGTCATCCTCCTGTTTGCACTCTTGCTCAAGGGCGATGCCGCCGGCCGGGCCGCGGTCGCACCGGTGCCACACGCCTACCGCGACGTCGTCTACGCACTCGCCCGGCGGGCCCGCGAGACGCTGTATGCGATCTACGTCCTCCAGCTTGCGACGTCGATTGCAACGTTGCTCATCGGCTATCCGCTCTTTTGGCTGCTCGGCTACGAAGCGGCCCTTACGCTCGCGATCATCGCCGCCATCCTGCAGTTCGTCCCGATCATCGGCCCCAGCCTGTTGATCGCTCCTATTGCGCTCTATCACGTCGCTGTCGGCGACCTCGTCGCGGCCGTCCTCATCGGCGTCCTCGGGATCGCACTCGTCGCCTGGTTCCCCGACGTCGGCGTTCGACCACGGCTCGCCCGTCGCTCCGCCGGCCTGCCCGGCAGCCTCTACTTCGTCGGCTTCACCGGCGGGCTCTTTACGCTCGGCGCCATCGGCATCGTCGTCGGGCCGTTGATCGTCGCCGTCTTCGTCGAGGCCGTCGACATCCTCGCCGACGAGGTCAACGGCGACGCTACGTTCAGCGACCTCGTCGAGGCCGACCTCGAGGAGCCACCCGGCTCCCGCGGCACTGAGACCACGATGACGACGCCCGAGGAACTCCCACCGGAGGAGTCGGGCTCGCACGCGGCTGACGACTGA
- a CDS encoding thiamine ABC transporter substrate-binding protein, with translation MNRRTVVRTIGAAGAGVSLAGCFTRDGDEPVDDSEIDDPQPDEPDYGGTLRVATYRSMVTGPNPAGPWLEETFLETYPDADLEWVVPDDGVEHYIRRGEYDTTIDVDVLLGFTVGDLARIDERVGDGELLRELNLKRIDGHERIRDEVALDDPHGRALAYDAGYVSLVYDETVLEAPETFDDLLASAYAETMLAQHPSHSLPGQAFFLWTIKTMGAADAFTYWEDLVANGVELRNTWSGTYYDGYLHQTRPMVVSYSSDPVFAASDGRDPARHRVAFPNDEGYMLPEGMGIFEAAPEPDLAYAFLEFLLSSETQLELARRNVQFPAVGDDSIGPRPLFEEDARRPPDAIATGYTDLQGQLEGWLTEWDERFGSAVDDPR, from the coding sequence ATGAACCGCCGGACGGTCGTTCGAACGATCGGGGCCGCGGGCGCGGGCGTCAGCCTCGCCGGCTGTTTCACTCGAGACGGTGACGAGCCAGTCGACGACTCCGAAATCGACGATCCGCAACCGGACGAACCCGACTACGGTGGGACGCTCCGAGTCGCAACCTACCGGTCGATGGTCACGGGTCCGAATCCGGCCGGCCCGTGGCTCGAGGAGACGTTCCTCGAGACCTATCCCGACGCCGACCTCGAGTGGGTCGTCCCGGACGACGGCGTCGAGCACTACATTCGACGTGGCGAGTACGATACCACGATCGACGTCGACGTCCTGCTCGGGTTCACCGTGGGTGATCTCGCCCGGATCGACGAGCGAGTCGGCGACGGTGAACTGTTGCGCGAACTCAATCTCAAGCGGATCGACGGCCACGAGCGCATCCGCGACGAGGTCGCACTGGACGATCCACACGGGCGAGCGCTGGCGTACGACGCCGGTTACGTCAGCCTCGTCTACGACGAGACCGTCCTCGAAGCACCCGAGACGTTCGACGACCTGCTCGCGTCCGCGTACGCGGAGACGATGCTAGCCCAACATCCGAGCCACTCCTTGCCCGGACAGGCGTTTTTCCTGTGGACGATCAAAACGATGGGCGCAGCGGACGCGTTCACGTACTGGGAGGACCTCGTCGCCAACGGTGTCGAACTCCGCAACACCTGGAGCGGAACCTACTACGACGGGTATCTACACCAGACCCGACCGATGGTCGTCTCCTACTCGAGTGATCCCGTCTTCGCAGCGAGCGACGGCCGCGACCCCGCCCGCCACCGGGTCGCGTTTCCGAACGACGAAGGGTACATGCTCCCCGAAGGGATGGGGATTTTCGAGGCGGCGCCGGAGCCCGACCTTGCCTACGCGTTCCTCGAGTTTCTCCTCTCGAGTGAGACACAGCTCGAACTCGCCCGTCGAAACGTCCAGTTTCCAGCCGTCGGCGACGACTCCATCGGTCCGCGGCCACTGTTCGAAGAGGACGCGCGCCGACCGCCGGACGCGATTGCGACGGGGTATACCGACCTCCAGGGGCAACTCGAGGGATGGCTCACCGAGTGGGACGAGCGCTTCGGATCGGCGGTAGACGATCCACGGTAA
- a CDS encoding DUF7521 family protein yields MNEYTLLIAVANTATLLTGGAVALLAYRAFRRTGSAALRAVAAGFGFIVVGSLGGAVAHIVGNNVALGVTIQSAFTAGGFTILLYSLYAETTATTTTVTLRRSD; encoded by the coding sequence ATGAACGAATACACGCTCCTCATCGCGGTCGCGAACACCGCAACGCTGCTCACTGGCGGGGCCGTTGCACTGCTCGCCTACCGGGCCTTCCGGCGAACCGGCTCGGCGGCGCTCCGAGCGGTCGCCGCCGGCTTCGGGTTCATCGTCGTCGGCTCGCTCGGCGGCGCAGTCGCTCACATCGTCGGCAATAACGTCGCTCTCGGCGTGACGATCCAGAGTGCGTTCACCGCCGGCGGGTTCACAATCTTGCTGTACTCGCTGTACGCCGAAACGACGGCGACAACGACGACGGTAACGCTGCGCCGATCCGACTGA
- a CDS encoding ATP-dependent DNA helicase, with protein MTYWRSIFGHAEPYDEQVDGIETTIDTARDGGYTVVEGACGTGKTMIALTAGIELVRDPDTDYERVFVLTSVKQQLRQFEADLKTINENLPDDWDPISGLTLVGKADVCPYNREGAGGIDDGNVYDRCETLRDRTRDLTGEGGETTAASLAASARQQQTGLADSGRSGSIGRFLETAGETAAYPPEMPTYSDGGPVGAETEYCPFYAQYLEDLPEEGSDGDASEAVPYDFTEAGMITPDDLVARSVAHGSCPHSIMGAVLGHVEVVLGNYYHAFDPRTTGSFTGALLDDSTFVVCDEAHMLEPRVRDLVSDGVADTTLRDAETELSRVIQPIKFEREGRRAEGGSKTADADLVRAELEDSDVSFEELNRTLEFIRDLREELDRRVTAYLDRNHRGWRSNLHDLDDAELPLRDPSEPAEDELTAWAREAGHSDAEWVRAESVGAVVERILNEAEDEDRTRAAPAVGRILGEWYRQNHTDYFREIELERTWDETEPADSWRRAYSARLALHNCVPSDAIGDRLAAFGGGILMSATLEPMDAFTEVTGLEFLAREEDRPVVERRYGLHFPEENRESFAVSVPKFTYENRGRPDEDTQTRTIYTDAITKIGRLPGNVLVGMPSYAEAEWIAGCLEDRLEKPVLLDAASDDETTQLLKREFFAGEGKVLVTSLRGTLTEGVDYSGDRLSAAVVCGVPIVNTSSPRTAAVRRAYDDAFGDGFTYALTIPAVRKARQAIGRVIRSPDDVGVRVLLDERYARESWDSVRPYLPGDDEFQPVSPDMLGMGLERFRSRLDAEP; from the coding sequence ATGACGTACTGGCGTTCGATCTTCGGCCACGCCGAACCCTACGACGAGCAGGTCGACGGCATCGAGACCACGATCGACACTGCTCGAGATGGTGGCTACACCGTCGTCGAGGGGGCCTGTGGCACTGGCAAGACGATGATCGCGCTCACAGCGGGCATCGAGCTCGTGCGCGATCCGGACACCGACTACGAGCGCGTGTTCGTGCTCACGAGCGTCAAACAGCAACTGCGCCAGTTCGAAGCCGACCTCAAGACGATCAACGAGAACCTGCCCGACGACTGGGACCCCATTTCGGGACTCACGCTCGTCGGGAAAGCCGACGTCTGTCCGTACAACCGCGAAGGAGCGGGTGGGATCGACGACGGCAACGTCTACGACCGCTGTGAGACCCTTCGGGACCGAACTCGAGATCTCACCGGCGAAGGCGGGGAGACGACCGCTGCAAGCCTCGCCGCGAGCGCGCGCCAGCAACAGACCGGCCTCGCTGACAGCGGCCGCTCGGGCTCAATCGGGCGATTTCTCGAGACCGCCGGCGAGACAGCTGCCTACCCCCCAGAGATGCCGACCTACTCTGACGGCGGCCCCGTTGGTGCCGAAACCGAGTACTGTCCGTTCTACGCCCAGTACCTTGAGGACCTCCCCGAGGAAGGTAGCGATGGCGACGCGAGCGAGGCTGTTCCCTACGATTTCACCGAAGCCGGGATGATCACGCCCGACGATCTCGTCGCGCGCTCGGTTGCCCACGGCAGCTGTCCCCACTCGATCATGGGGGCCGTCCTCGGGCACGTCGAGGTCGTGCTCGGAAACTACTACCACGCGTTCGATCCGCGGACGACCGGCTCGTTTACCGGCGCGTTGCTCGATGACTCGACGTTCGTCGTCTGTGACGAGGCCCACATGTTAGAGCCACGCGTGCGCGACCTCGTCAGTGACGGCGTTGCCGACACGACGCTTCGCGACGCCGAAACCGAACTCTCGAGGGTCATCCAGCCGATCAAATTCGAACGCGAGGGGCGACGCGCCGAGGGCGGCTCGAAGACGGCCGACGCCGACCTCGTGCGCGCGGAACTCGAGGACAGCGACGTCTCCTTCGAGGAACTGAATCGCACCCTCGAGTTCATCCGCGATCTCCGGGAGGAACTCGATCGTCGGGTGACGGCGTATCTCGACCGGAACCACAGGGGGTGGCGATCGAATCTCCACGATCTCGACGACGCGGAGCTCCCGCTTCGAGATCCGTCCGAACCGGCCGAAGACGAACTCACGGCGTGGGCGCGCGAGGCGGGCCACAGCGATGCCGAGTGGGTCCGCGCCGAGTCCGTCGGGGCCGTCGTCGAACGGATTTTGAACGAGGCCGAAGACGAAGACCGAACCCGCGCGGCGCCCGCGGTCGGGCGCATCCTCGGCGAGTGGTACCGACAGAACCACACCGACTACTTCCGGGAGATCGAACTCGAGCGAACCTGGGACGAGACCGAACCGGCCGACTCGTGGCGGCGGGCCTATAGCGCCCGTCTTGCCTTGCACAACTGCGTGCCGAGCGACGCGATCGGCGATCGGCTCGCGGCCTTTGGCGGCGGGATCCTCATGAGCGCGACCCTGGAACCGATGGACGCGTTCACGGAGGTGACGGGTCTCGAGTTCCTCGCACGCGAAGAAGACAGACCCGTCGTCGAGCGACGCTACGGGTTGCACTTTCCCGAAGAAAATCGCGAGAGCTTCGCGGTGTCGGTCCCGAAATTCACGTACGAGAACCGCGGCCGACCCGACGAGGACACCCAGACCAGAACGATATACACGGATGCGATCACGAAAATCGGCCGGCTTCCGGGGAACGTTCTCGTCGGGATGCCGAGTTACGCCGAAGCCGAGTGGATCGCCGGCTGCCTCGAGGACCGCCTCGAGAAACCCGTTTTGCTCGACGCTGCGAGCGACGACGAGACGACCCAGTTACTCAAACGCGAGTTCTTCGCGGGCGAGGGGAAGGTGCTCGTTACGAGTCTCCGTGGCACGCTGACCGAGGGCGTCGACTACAGTGGCGACCGGCTCTCGGCGGCCGTCGTCTGTGGCGTCCCGATCGTCAACACCTCGAGCCCGCGGACTGCGGCGGTTCGGCGAGCCTACGACGACGCGTTCGGCGACGGCTTTACGTACGCGCTGACGATCCCCGCCGTACGAAAGGCCCGACAGGCGATCGGTCGCGTCATCCGGTCGCCCGACGACGTCGGCGTTCGGGTTCTGTTGGACGAACGCTACGCTCGCGAAAGCTGGGATTCCGTCCGACCGTATCTACCCGGCGACGACGAGTTCCAGCCCGTCAGTCCCGATATGCTCGGGATGGGACTCGAGCGGTTTCGCTCCCGCCTCGACGCGGAGCCGTAG
- a CDS encoding DUF7127 family protein has protein sequence MKVPKSLQNVDDGGAVVRTLEYEDGSVIAVDFGTSAADIDVDVVGSMAIIVTDDEQFEFELPPEASDVSVHNGVLTIEE, from the coding sequence ATGAAAGTCCCCAAATCCCTCCAGAACGTCGATGATGGCGGTGCGGTCGTCCGAACGCTCGAGTACGAGGACGGCAGCGTCATCGCGGTCGACTTCGGCACCTCGGCCGCCGACATCGACGTCGACGTCGTCGGTTCGATGGCGATCATCGTTACCGACGACGAGCAGTTCGAGTTCGAACTGCCGCCGGAAGCCAGCGACGTCTCGGTCCACAACGGCGTGTTGACGATCGAGGAGTGA
- a CDS encoding DUF1684 domain-containing protein — translation MSDSTEADVDVEHWRDELESKRDEKDDFFAEHPQSPIPPEERDEFDGLEYFAPDPTYRVTATVEVHDDPEVVLMETTAGREMRYLRVATLEFDLEREDDALEDGTYELAAYQLESPNEEPLFIPFRDKTTGQQTYQGGRYMELAPDRDLADGDELVVDFNLAYSPFCAYSETFDCPLPPEENWLEVTIPAGERFE, via the coding sequence ATGAGCGATTCCACCGAGGCCGACGTCGACGTCGAGCACTGGCGCGACGAACTAGAGTCGAAACGCGACGAGAAAGACGACTTCTTCGCCGAGCACCCGCAGTCGCCGATTCCACCCGAAGAACGCGACGAATTCGATGGCCTCGAGTACTTCGCGCCGGACCCAACGTACCGCGTAACCGCGACCGTCGAGGTCCACGACGACCCAGAAGTCGTGTTGATGGAGACGACTGCGGGCCGGGAGATGCGCTATCTCCGCGTGGCGACCCTCGAGTTCGATTTAGAGCGCGAAGACGACGCCCTCGAAGATGGCACCTACGAACTCGCGGCCTACCAGCTCGAGAGTCCGAACGAGGAACCGCTGTTTATTCCGTTCCGCGACAAGACGACCGGCCAGCAGACGTATCAGGGCGGTCGCTACATGGAACTCGCGCCGGATCGTGACCTCGCCGACGGCGACGAACTCGTCGTCGATTTCAATCTGGCGTACTCGCCGTTCTGTGCCTACAGCGAGACGTTCGACTGTCCGCTCCCACCGGAAGAAAACTGGCTCGAGGTGACGATTCCGGCCGGCGAGCGGTTCGAGTAG